The window TATGTTTATTGCTTTGTGGGACGGGGCCCAGAGGGGGTAAAGGGAACAAGGTCGCCCGTAGGTTGAGAATTGGATCGTGGAATATAGGGACGttgacgggtaagtctatagaACTGGCGAAGATTctccagaagaggagggtcaatatagcgtgtgtgCAGGAAATTAGGTGGGTAGGATCGAAGGCGAGGAATGTAGACGGGTATAAATTGTGGTTCTCCGGAGTCGTGAAGGGCAAGAACGGAGTGGGCATTTTGGTGGATAGGGAGCCTAGAGAGTCGGTGGTAGAGGTTAGAcgggtgaatgatagattgatggcGATTAAGGTAGTAGTTGGAGGGAACACTCTGAATGTCATTAGCGCTTACGCGCCGCAAACGGGCTTGGACGAGGAGGTTAAAAGGCGCTTCTGGGAGGCGCTGGATGAGGTGGTGCGTGGTATTCCGCCTACGAagaagctattcataggaggggCTATGGTGAGGTGCACGGTGGCTTCGGCTTTGGTGATAGGAACGGGGGTGGTACCTCACTGTTGGATTTCGCTAGAGTTTTTGAGTTGGTGATCGTGAACTCTATGTTTCCGAAGATGGAGGAACATTTGGTTTGAGTTGGTGATCATGAACTCTATGTTTTCGAAGAGGGAGGAACATTTGGTTACTTTCCTAAGTATGGTGGctaagactcagattgactatctcctcctcaggaggtgcGATAGGGGGTTGTGcgaggattgcaaggtgattccaaGTGAGAATCTCGCAACTCAACATAGGCTCCTAGTGATGGACGTCGGTATCTTgatgaagaggaagaagaggtttGTATGGGGTCAGTCGAGGATCAGGTGGGGAGCTTTATCTAAGGATAATGCGCGGGAGTTGGAGGGGCGGCTGACGACTATGGGTGCCTGGAAGAGTGGTGGGGATGCTAGTGCTATGTGGACGGCGACGGCGGACTGTATAAGGGAGGCAGCGAGAGAGGTGTTGGGAGTTTCGAAAGGTTACTCTAGTAGGCATCGAGGCGACTGGTgatggaatgaagtggtccaaggtaaagtgaaaGCCAAGAAAGCGGCTTACATTAAGTTAGTAGAGAGCACCGACGAGGATCAGAGGAGAGCGAACAGAGAAAGATATAAGGAGGCTAGGAAGGAGGCAAAATTAgaggtcacagaggctaagactgttGCATTTGGTCGGCTGTACGAGGAACTTGGGATCAAAGGTGGGGATAAGAAGTTATTTCGGTTGGAGAAAGCAAGAGAGAAGAAGGCTCGCGACCTGGATCAAGTGAGGTACATCAAAGACGAGGACGGTCGAGTATTGATGTAAGAGGCCCAGATTAGGCAAAGATGGCAGtcgtactttcataaacttcttaaTGAAGAGGGGGATGGAAACATCATGTTAGGGAAATTGGAGCACTCCGAGAGCCACCGTGACTTTAGGTATTGTAGGCGTattaaggttgaggaggtcgtgcaTGCGATGGGTAAGATGAGTCGGGACAAAGAGACCGGACCAGACGAGATTACAGTGGAGTTTTGGAGATATGCGGGtagagcaggcttggagtggctgacttggttgtttaatgttatcttcaggatgaagaggatgccTGATGAGTGGCGGTGGAGTACAATGGTTCCagtgtacaagaacaaaggtgatccagaattgtaacaactataagggtatcaagttactaagtcataccatgaaagtttgggagagggtggtggaagggAGGATAAGAAGGGCGGTGTCTATATCGGAAAACCAGTTCggattcatgccgggtcgttccactacggaagctatccaccttatcaggaggttggtggaacaatACAGGGATAGGAAGAGGgatttgcatatggtgtttattgacctagagaaggcATATGACAAGGTCCTCAGGGACGTCCTTTGGAGGTGTCTGGAGGTGAAAGGTGTGCCGGTGGCTTACATTAGGGCGAtaaaggatatgtatgatggagctatgACTCAGGTTAGGACTGTGGGAGGTGACTCAGAGCCTTTTCCGGtagttatggggttacaccaaggatatGCGCTCAGCCCATTCTTATTTGCCCTGGCGATGGAAGCACTGATACACCATATCCAAggagaggtgccatggtgtatgttgttcgctgatgatatagttctgattgatgataCGCGAGGCGGCATTAATGGGA is drawn from Nicotiana tomentosiformis chromosome 12, ASM39032v3, whole genome shotgun sequence and contains these coding sequences:
- the LOC117275397 gene encoding uncharacterized protein, with product MAIKVVVGGNTLNVISAYAPQTGLDEEVKRRFWEALDEVVRGIPPTKKLFIGGAMVRWRNIWFELVIMNSMFSKREEHLVTFLSMVAKTQIDYLLLRRCDRGLCEDCKVIPSENLATQHRLLVMDVGILMKRKKRFVWGQSRIRWGALSKDNARELEGRLTTMGAWKSGGDASAMWTATADCKVKAKKAAYIKLVESTDEDQRRANRERYKEARKEAKLEVTEAKTVAFGRLYEELGIKGGDKKLFRLEKAREKKARDLDQVRMKRMPDEWRWSTMVPVYKNKGDPEL